Proteins encoded by one window of Salmonirosea aquatica:
- a CDS encoding FAD-dependent oxidoreductase, producing the protein MKRLIFLFLLSSPFALAQKPATVFVEAESFDNKGGWSIDQQFMDVMGSSFLMAHGMGRPVENASTTVTFPETGTYKVYVRTRNWTAQWSDKDAAGQFQLLINDKPLAKTFGKDNGKWNWSDGGTVKITQKENKIALKDLTGFNGRCDAIIFTSDPNFKPIEDKEKLTEYRNAYFGFDKNPKNAGSFDFVVVGGGMAGTCSAISAARKGVKVALIQNRPVLGGNNSSEVRVHLGGRINLEPYPALGNLVNEIGPSEGGNAQPKEYYEDDKKMAAVLAEPNISLFLNYHANKVDTKGGKIEKVYATNIETGEKVYFEAPLFADCTGDGTIGFLAGAEYMTGRESRDVYGEKTAPEVADNLTMGASVQWFSEKLDHPVSFPDIQWGLPWNEAKAEEITKGDWEWETGMGLDMTMDFEQIRDYGMLAVYSNWSYLKNHAANKEKFAHDALKWVAYVAGKRESRRLKGDYVLIEQDLTDQRVYPDGTAPTSWTIDLHYPDPENSKLFPGAAFKSIAKHIKIYPYPIPFRCLYSKNIDNLMMAGRDISVSHVALGTVRLMRTTGMMGEVLGMAAAICKEEKTTPRGVYQNYFPKLEAMMIEGVGDPTLPREQDYNLGGTLMEVVK; encoded by the coding sequence ATGAAACGACTGATCTTTCTTTTCTTGCTTTCCAGTCCATTCGCCCTGGCGCAAAAGCCCGCTACGGTATTCGTCGAAGCCGAAAGTTTCGACAATAAAGGCGGCTGGTCCATCGACCAGCAGTTTATGGATGTGATGGGTTCTTCCTTCCTGATGGCCCACGGCATGGGCCGCCCGGTGGAAAACGCCAGCACGACTGTCACGTTTCCCGAAACCGGCACGTACAAAGTGTACGTTCGCACCCGCAACTGGACCGCCCAATGGTCGGATAAGGATGCGGCCGGACAATTTCAATTACTGATCAATGACAAGCCGCTCGCCAAAACATTCGGCAAAGACAACGGCAAGTGGAATTGGTCCGACGGCGGAACGGTGAAAATCACGCAGAAAGAGAATAAGATCGCCCTGAAAGATCTGACGGGCTTCAATGGCCGTTGCGATGCCATTATTTTCACCAGCGATCCCAATTTCAAACCCATCGAGGATAAGGAAAAGCTAACCGAGTACCGCAACGCGTATTTCGGTTTTGACAAGAATCCCAAGAACGCAGGTAGCTTCGACTTCGTGGTGGTAGGCGGTGGCATGGCGGGTACTTGCTCTGCCATCTCAGCCGCCCGAAAAGGTGTGAAGGTAGCCTTGATCCAGAATCGCCCCGTTCTGGGCGGTAACAATAGCTCCGAAGTACGGGTCCACCTGGGCGGGCGGATTAACCTGGAACCCTACCCGGCGCTGGGAAACCTCGTCAATGAAATCGGTCCTTCGGAGGGAGGAAACGCCCAGCCGAAAGAATATTACGAGGACGACAAGAAAATGGCAGCCGTTCTGGCCGAACCCAACATTTCGCTCTTCCTGAACTACCACGCCAACAAAGTGGATACTAAGGGAGGTAAAATAGAAAAGGTATATGCCACCAACATCGAAACAGGAGAGAAGGTGTACTTTGAAGCGCCCCTCTTTGCCGATTGCACCGGCGATGGTACCATTGGCTTCCTGGCCGGGGCCGAGTACATGACTGGCCGCGAAAGCCGCGATGTCTACGGAGAAAAAACGGCGCCCGAAGTAGCCGACAACCTGACGATGGGCGCCTCGGTGCAATGGTTTTCGGAGAAGCTCGATCATCCCGTTTCTTTCCCCGATATACAATGGGGACTACCCTGGAACGAAGCCAAAGCCGAGGAAATCACCAAGGGCGACTGGGAATGGGAAACGGGCATGGGCCTGGATATGACGATGGATTTCGAGCAAATCCGCGATTACGGGATGCTGGCGGTCTATTCCAACTGGTCGTATCTGAAAAACCATGCTGCCAATAAGGAGAAGTTTGCCCATGATGCGCTCAAATGGGTTGCTTACGTGGCAGGAAAGCGCGAATCCAGACGCTTGAAAGGAGACTATGTACTCATCGAGCAGGATCTGACCGACCAGCGCGTGTATCCCGACGGAACTGCCCCTACTTCCTGGACCATCGACCTACACTATCCCGATCCCGAAAACTCCAAGCTTTTCCCCGGTGCGGCCTTTAAGTCCATCGCCAAGCATATCAAAATCTACCCGTACCCCATTCCATTTCGCTGTCTGTATTCCAAAAACATCGACAATCTGATGATGGCGGGACGTGACATCAGCGTGTCGCACGTGGCGTTGGGTACCGTGCGCCTGATGCGTACGACGGGTATGATGGGCGAAGTACTTGGGATGGCCGCCGCCATTTGCAAGGAAGAGAAAACTACCCCCAGGGGAGTGTACCAAAATTATTTCCCGAAGCTGGAAGCGATGATGATCGAAGGGGTAGGTGATCCGACTTTACCCAGAGAGCAGGACTACAACCTGGGAGGTACCTTGATGGAAGTTGTAAAATGA